A genomic region of Runella rosea contains the following coding sequences:
- a CDS encoding M28 family peptidase, protein MKHTFITGSLLFLGMYAHAQKSISGFSVANQSKQEKVEQEYRTKQSAERFKNHLQKLTSVPHLAGTPENEKVRDYIADVMRKAGLQVEIFPHDIYLSKTPGESLVEVVEPIRMPLNNREFIIKEDKYSADARLTPGWNSYSGSGDVTSEVVYANYGRIEDFEKLKAMGISVKGKIVLARYGGNFRGYKAKHAEAAGAAGVIIYTDPADNGYMKGVTFPEGSQPNDNTIQRGSLLTVDYTGDPLTPFEPALPLDGPKKIKRLDPKDAAFHKIPVTPLPWGSAVEILKRMTGKAVPAGWQGGLPLAYRLEGGSELKVHLKVKQEKEFVRIYQVVGTLTGSEFPDEWIIAGCHYDAWSFGSTDPNSGTAMLLTLAESLGKLPQKPKRTVKICHWDAEEHGVIGSAEWVEQMRDELSAKAVAYMNYDAAVSGKIFGGSSSPSLKKLLIEATQSVQYPDSNKTVYEHWMAQKGGKRGSTVGINSAAPVADEPTIGNLGGGSDHIAFYMHAGIPSLSAGVGGPTLYHSQYDDLFFYNKFVDSTYTMGPMVEQVVGTMSLRLANADILPYDVSRYATDLATHLKTAEKAVKAYKSDYSVDKLLAQVETLKQNAEQFESRIKTLLASEQLDKVKVAAINKELRNLEKAFLDPKGMAYGSWYRSLYASSDPYSGYASWMLPAFQYEASLKSTANLPDIEARHAKAIETLNTKIVTMNQQLGGSPSSLGGAKN, encoded by the coding sequence ATGAAACACACCTTTATTACGGGCAGTTTGCTATTTCTCGGCATGTATGCCCACGCCCAAAAATCCATCAGTGGTTTTTCGGTTGCCAATCAATCAAAACAAGAAAAGGTTGAACAAGAATACCGTACCAAACAATCTGCCGAACGTTTTAAAAACCACCTTCAAAAACTCACCAGTGTACCACACTTGGCGGGTACGCCCGAAAATGAGAAAGTACGTGATTACATCGCCGACGTTATGCGCAAGGCAGGATTACAAGTAGAGATTTTTCCGCACGATATTTATCTTTCCAAAACACCCGGTGAAAGCTTGGTTGAAGTGGTGGAGCCGATTCGGATGCCGCTCAACAACCGTGAGTTTATCATCAAAGAAGATAAATATTCTGCTGACGCGCGCCTTACTCCTGGTTGGAATTCTTATTCAGGCTCCGGCGATGTTACCTCGGAAGTAGTATATGCCAACTATGGCCGTATCGAAGATTTTGAGAAATTGAAAGCGATGGGTATTTCGGTCAAAGGCAAAATCGTGCTGGCGCGTTATGGCGGCAATTTCCGTGGGTACAAAGCCAAACACGCCGAAGCCGCCGGAGCGGCGGGCGTCATTATCTATACCGACCCCGCCGATAATGGCTACATGAAAGGCGTAACCTTCCCAGAAGGCTCACAACCCAACGACAATACCATTCAGCGCGGTTCATTATTGACCGTCGATTATACTGGCGATCCATTAACCCCTTTTGAACCAGCCTTGCCTTTGGATGGCCCTAAAAAAATCAAGCGCCTCGACCCCAAAGACGCGGCATTCCATAAAATCCCCGTCACGCCCCTCCCGTGGGGCTCCGCCGTTGAAATCCTCAAACGCATGACGGGGAAAGCCGTTCCAGCCGGCTGGCAGGGCGGATTACCATTGGCCTACCGTTTAGAAGGTGGCTCGGAGTTGAAAGTGCATTTGAAAGTAAAACAGGAAAAAGAGTTTGTGCGTATTTATCAAGTTGTAGGCACGCTGACAGGGAGCGAATTTCCCGATGAGTGGATCATTGCGGGCTGCCATTATGATGCTTGGTCATTTGGCTCTACTGACCCCAACAGCGGCACCGCTATGCTCTTGACATTGGCTGAATCTTTGGGAAAATTACCTCAAAAACCTAAGCGTACCGTTAAAATTTGCCACTGGGATGCCGAAGAACATGGCGTCATCGGCTCAGCCGAGTGGGTGGAGCAAATGCGCGATGAGCTAAGCGCCAAAGCCGTAGCATACATGAACTACGATGCCGCAGTTTCGGGGAAAATTTTCGGCGGCAGCTCTTCGCCCTCGCTGAAAAAATTGCTCATTGAAGCTACACAATCCGTTCAATATCCTGATTCCAACAAAACCGTTTATGAACACTGGATGGCACAAAAAGGAGGCAAAAGAGGTAGCACCGTAGGCATCAACAGCGCCGCCCCCGTAGCCGATGAGCCAACAATTGGCAATTTGGGCGGCGGCTCTGACCACATTGCTTTTTATATGCACGCGGGCATCCCTTCATTGAGCGCTGGCGTAGGCGGGCCAACGCTATATCACTCACAATATGATGACCTGTTTTTCTACAACAAATTTGTGGACTCTACCTACACAATGGGCCCGATGGTAGAGCAAGTCGTAGGTACAATGTCACTGCGGTTGGCCAATGCCGATATTTTACCGTATGATGTTTCTCGCTACGCAACCGACTTAGCAACGCACCTCAAAACCGCTGAAAAAGCCGTTAAGGCATATAAGTCTGATTACTCGGTTGATAAATTGTTGGCGCAAGTAGAAACCCTGAAACAAAACGCCGAGCAGTTTGAAAGCCGAATCAAAACACTATTGGCTTCTGAGCAACTCGACAAAGTTAAAGTGGCGGCCATTAACAAAGAATTGCGAAATTTGGAAAAGGCCTTCCTTGACCCCAAAGGCATGGCTTACGGCTCGTGGTACCGCTCGTTGTACGCTTCTTCTGACCCGTACAGCGGCTACGCATCGTGGATGTTGCCCGCATTTCAGTATGAAGCATCGCTAAAATCAACGGCCAATTTGCCCGATATTGAAGCGCGACACGCCAAAGCCATTGAAACATTGAATACGAAAATTGTAACAATGAACCAGCAATTAGGAGGAAGTCCCTCCTCGTTGGGAGGTGCTAAAAATTAA
- the uvrA gene encoding excinuclease ABC subunit UvrA — MDNHKPTLTDIELTGHDLIEVMGAREHNLKNIDVTIPRNKLVVVTGISGSGKSSLAFDTIYAEGQRRYMESFSAYARGFLGNMERPDVDKIDGLSPVISIEQKTTSRNPRSTVGTVTEIYDFLRLLYARSGDAYSYVTGRPMVKQSQDQIIDQILSQFENQKVTLLAPVVKGRKGHYRELFVQIAKLGYTKVRVDNEVLDITPKMQLDRYKIHDIEIVVDRLIPKADAGDSQSRFRLSQSVGTTLKQGKGVMMLLDKKNEVHYFSQNLMDPVAGISYDDPAPNSFSFNSPYGWCPTCQGLGVVEEITPESVIPDKSLSLSRGAIAPIGEYRDLWIFKQLEILLKPFKVTLSTPIDKFPPEAIDLMLNGTDEPVPVPSKKYEGTEWNTKYEGIITFLRRQQENGSEKIQDWLKDFMTINTCPDCQGARLKKEALWFKIDDKNIADLANIDIRELANWLNGLEERITERQQLIGREVLKEIRKRVGFLLDVGLDYLTLNRPLKTLSGGEAQRIRLATQIGTQLTGVLYIMDEPSIGLHQRDNVRLIDSLKKLRDLGNTVLVVEHDKDMMLESDYILDIGPGAGRHGGQVVGYGTPEVFLKNGSLTADYLSGRIAIDVPKKRREGNGKNIVLKGTTGNNLKNVTLNLPLGKMLCVTGVSGSGKSSLIHETLFPILNRHFYNSKREPLPYKSVEGLEHIDKVIEVDQSPIGRTPRSNPATYTNLFSEIRSLYAELPEAKIRGYKPGRFSFNVKGGRCEDCEGAGMKKIEMEFLPDVYVDCDTCKGKRFNRETLEVRFKGKSIADVLDMTVEQALEFFESIPKILRKVSTLNDVGLGYITLGQHATTLSGGEAQRVKLAEELSKKDTGQTLYILDEPTTGLHFQDIRHLLDVLNKLVDKGNTVLIIEHNMDVIKVSDYVIDLGPEGGNAGGRIIAEGPPEKVAKVKESFTGKYLKLELS; from the coding sequence ATGGACAATCACAAACCTACCCTTACAGACATTGAACTCACCGGCCACGACCTCATTGAGGTCATGGGTGCCCGCGAGCATAACCTTAAAAATATTGACGTTACTATTCCGCGCAACAAACTCGTCGTGGTGACGGGCATCAGTGGCAGTGGTAAGTCTTCATTGGCTTTTGACACCATTTATGCCGAAGGGCAACGTCGCTACATGGAAAGCTTTTCGGCTTACGCCCGTGGTTTTCTGGGCAATATGGAGCGCCCCGATGTGGACAAAATCGACGGTCTCAGCCCCGTGATCAGCATTGAACAAAAAACCACTTCACGAAATCCACGCTCTACGGTTGGCACCGTGACGGAGATATACGACTTCTTGCGCCTCCTGTACGCTCGCTCGGGCGATGCCTACAGTTACGTGACGGGACGACCGATGGTGAAGCAATCGCAGGACCAAATCATTGACCAGATTCTGAGTCAGTTTGAGAATCAAAAGGTCACTCTACTGGCTCCCGTCGTGAAAGGGCGAAAAGGGCATTACCGAGAATTGTTCGTTCAAATTGCCAAACTCGGCTATACAAAAGTCCGCGTCGACAATGAAGTGCTGGACATTACGCCCAAAATGCAGCTCGACCGTTACAAAATTCACGATATTGAAATTGTGGTGGACAGGCTCATCCCCAAAGCTGATGCTGGGGACTCGCAGTCACGTTTTCGCTTGAGTCAATCGGTCGGCACAACCCTGAAGCAAGGCAAGGGCGTGATGATGTTGTTGGATAAAAAAAATGAAGTGCATTATTTTTCCCAAAACCTCATGGACCCCGTCGCGGGCATCAGCTACGACGACCCAGCGCCCAATAGTTTTTCGTTCAACTCGCCTTACGGTTGGTGTCCGACCTGCCAGGGCCTAGGCGTGGTAGAAGAAATTACACCCGAAAGCGTTATTCCCGACAAAAGTCTCAGTCTGAGCCGTGGAGCCATCGCGCCCATTGGTGAATACCGCGATTTGTGGATTTTCAAACAATTGGAAATTCTGCTAAAGCCCTTCAAAGTAACCCTCAGTACTCCGATTGATAAGTTTCCGCCCGAAGCCATCGACCTCATGCTCAACGGGACCGACGAGCCAGTACCCGTGCCCTCCAAAAAATACGAAGGCACCGAATGGAACACCAAATACGAGGGCATCATTACGTTTTTGCGCCGCCAACAGGAAAATGGCTCGGAGAAAATTCAGGATTGGCTCAAAGATTTTATGACCATCAACACCTGCCCCGATTGTCAGGGGGCGCGCTTGAAAAAAGAAGCGTTGTGGTTCAAGATTGACGATAAAAACATTGCTGATTTAGCCAATATTGACATTCGAGAATTGGCCAATTGGCTCAACGGTTTGGAAGAGCGCATCACCGAACGTCAGCAGTTGATTGGTCGCGAAGTATTGAAAGAGATTCGTAAGCGCGTCGGATTTTTGTTGGACGTGGGCTTAGATTATCTGACACTTAACCGTCCGTTGAAAACACTTTCGGGCGGGGAAGCGCAGCGTATTCGTTTGGCTACCCAAATCGGTACACAGCTTACGGGCGTGTTGTACATCATGGACGAGCCCAGCATTGGTCTACACCAGCGCGACAACGTTCGACTGATTGATTCATTGAAAAAATTACGGGATTTGGGAAACACTGTTTTGGTCGTTGAGCACGACAAAGACATGATGCTCGAATCCGATTATATCCTCGATATTGGCCCTGGTGCGGGCCGCCACGGCGGGCAGGTAGTAGGATATGGTACCCCCGAAGTATTCTTAAAAAACGGCTCATTGACCGCCGATTATTTAAGCGGACGAATCGCCATTGATGTTCCTAAAAAACGCCGCGAAGGCAACGGAAAGAATATCGTTCTGAAAGGGACAACAGGTAATAACCTCAAAAACGTCACGCTTAATCTGCCGTTGGGAAAAATGCTGTGCGTAACGGGCGTGAGCGGAAGCGGAAAATCGTCGTTGATTCACGAAACGCTGTTTCCGATTCTGAACCGCCATTTTTACAACTCAAAGCGTGAACCGCTACCATATAAAAGCGTGGAAGGGCTGGAGCACATCGACAAAGTCATTGAGGTAGACCAATCGCCCATTGGCCGTACGCCACGCTCCAATCCAGCTACGTACACCAATCTTTTTTCTGAGATTCGGTCGCTGTACGCCGAACTGCCCGAAGCCAAAATCCGGGGCTACAAGCCAGGACGTTTTTCATTTAACGTCAAAGGCGGCCGCTGCGAAGATTGCGAAGGCGCAGGGATGAAAAAAATCGAAATGGAATTTCTACCCGATGTATACGTAGATTGCGACACCTGCAAAGGAAAGCGCTTCAATCGTGAGACTTTAGAGGTGCGTTTCAAGGGAAAATCCATTGCGGATGTGCTCGACATGACCGTGGAGCAGGCGTTGGAATTCTTTGAAAGCATTCCTAAAATTTTGCGTAAAGTATCCACCCTCAACGACGTAGGACTTGGGTACATTACGCTCGGCCAACACGCCACGACCCTTTCGGGCGGCGAAGCGCAACGGGTGAAACTCGCCGAAGAGCTTTCGAAAAAAGACACAGGCCAAACCCTCTATATTCTGGACGAACCGACCACGGGGTTACATTTTCAGGACATTCGTCATTTACTGGATGTACTGAATAAACTCGTCGATAAAGGCAATACCGTTCTGATCATTGAGCACAATATGGACGTGATTAAAGTATCAGATTACGTCATCGACCTTGGCCCTGAAGGCGGTAACGCGGGCGGACGCATCATTGCCGAAGGCCCCCCCGAAAAAGTAGCGAAGGTGAAGGAGAGTTTTACGGGAAAATATTTGAAATTGGAATTATCGTAG
- a CDS encoding transposase: MKFDPKIHHRNSIRYKDFDYSHWGPYFVTVCARNRECIFGEITDNRSVLNDLGHIIQNEWLALPQRFPEIQLDEYIVMPNHFHGIICLAEANTVSDPIADAKTKIGIEVSGAPPRPHPTLGDIICAFKSLVFKRYYDLIRQNNLHKIAKCWQRNYWGRIIRNNREFDNIRHYIVMNPEKWAEDSDNLDLLLTRMTERKDR, encoded by the coding sequence ATGAAATTTGACCCTAAAATCCATCATCGAAATTCCATTCGATATAAAGACTTTGATTACAGTCATTGGGGTCCGTACTTCGTCACGGTATGTGCAAGAAATCGAGAATGTATTTTCGGTGAAATAACTGATAATCGATCTGTATTGAACGATTTAGGCCATATTATTCAAAATGAATGGCTGGCATTGCCCCAACGATTTCCTGAAATACAGTTAGATGAATACATCGTTATGCCCAATCATTTCCATGGAATCATTTGTCTCGCAGAAGCAAATACCGTTTCTGACCCAATAGCGGATGCAAAAACAAAAATAGGGATAGAGGTAAGCGGTGCACCGCCACGGCCCCACCCCACCCTGGGCGACATTATCTGTGCTTTTAAATCGCTGGTTTTCAAACGATATTACGATTTGATTCGGCAAAATAATCTACATAAAATCGCCAAATGCTGGCAACGTAATTATTGGGGACGCATCATTCGCAACAATCGTGAGTTCGATAACATTCGGCATTACATTGTAATGAATCCTGAAAAATGGGCGGAGGATTCGGATAACCTTGACCTTTTGCTTACCCGTATGACAGAACGGAAGGATAGGTAA